GATTTCACCTTCGTAGTGTTCGTTAGAGATGGTGCAGTAAGCGACTGTAAAACCACCTTTAATAAGAGGCTCTGGACTTCCATGGTCATAGATTTCATAATATATATCCAATGGCAGCGATCCTCCAGCCCATTTATCAGTCGGTTTTACCGTCCATTCATACTCTATCGTAGAGTTTGTCTCTAAAATGTTCGCTTTTGAGTAGTCACCTATTCTCACAGTAGGACCATCTATTATTTCAAAAGAACTCTTTTCCATGCATGAAAGTGATGCATAAACATCGCTTTTTTGATTTACCGTCAAACTAATTTTTATATTAAATGGTTCCCCTATTTTTAAGGCTGGTTTTGCCACTTCTGTTCCCGGCAAGAGTTTATTGTTATAATATACATCCATTGAACCGTATTGAGACTCAGCTAAGGTGACAATGGACATAAGTAAAAAAATTAAAAGCGCAGAAAATATCAACTTTACTTTTATCATATTTGCCCTCTCAATTCGTCGACAAGATTATCATATTCTTCCGATTTTTCATTCGCCATACCCATCTTATCTCCAACACCTTTTGGGCCTGGGCCTACAATTGTTGTAGCATATCCAGTGAGATGAAAAGTAATTATTTCATTATTTCCCAATTTTAATGCAACCCCATCTTTATCTTTTTTAAATGGATGCATTACTTGTGAACTTTCCCTCACATACTTTTGTCCCTTATGACCAAAATAAGGCTTAGGAATCACTTCATTGTCATTATCAATAACAGTAAATTCTTCATATCTGCCAATTACCTCATACGTCCAAACATTCACCGTAAAAACCCAATGAGGTGGCATTACCGGCAATCCACAAGGAACAGCACTCATTGTCCTTTCCAGCCTTTTTGTAACCTTATCTGCCACCTCTCCCGAATACTTATCCACGGTCTCATTTGCCATGTTTTTCAGTTCACCATCAATTCCTCCAAAAAGAGCATCAAGTGTTTTACCCTTGCTTACTGTCACTTCACAGATACCGTTTGCAACACCCATTCTGACATCAGTATCGACTCTGTTCAGGACAGCTTCGAGTTCATCAGCATCAATCAGTGGATGTGATTTCCGAATATCTGTTTTTATAATAGCAGCAAGTTCGGCTGCGAGCTGGTCAGTTGTGAATTTTTCGATTAATTCTTCATCGGAGAGGCTGTTAAGATAACCAGCTGTGACTGCACGAACACGATCTTTTTTGATCCAACCGGAAACAACAGGATTTGAACCTATCTCGGCGGCTACTTCTTCGATAATTTGAAGCCTCACTTGAACAATCTGAAAACTGTCATGAGTAAAAAAAATAAGTTTGAGCCAAGCCCAAAAATAAGCTTCTAAGCAGGATTTTCATCTGCGGAACAGGGCAAAAGCCAATGCAAGAACTGAAATCGCACCGGCAAGTGTAAAGGCTGGAGTGGATGCGGATGTAGGTGAAGATTCGGTTTCTGAAACTTGTGGTTCTTCAGAAGTGGGGATTTCGCCTTTGTAATGTTCATTGGAAATGTATGGGTAAGCTATGGTAAATGAGCCATGGACAAGTGATTTCTTTGTTTCAAAATCATCGATTTGATAAACAAGATCAATTGGTAAAGATCCTCCAGCCCATTTTTCAGTAGGTTTAACTGTCCATTTGTAAGTGATGGTAGAGTCTTTTTCTAATATATCAGCCCTATATACATTCATTTTGGTAGTTGAACCATTTACTATTACAAAATAACCATTTTCTATCTCACTTAATTTGATAGACATCTCACATTTTTTGTGCGTTATAAAATCAATTTTAATATCAAAAGGCTCACCAATTTTTAAAATAGGTTTTGGGACTTCCGTAGTGTTTAACAATTTATCATTAAAGTATAGGTTATACTCATAAATATCTCCATAAGAATTATATGCAGATGCTGCACTCGTAAATAAAATTAAAATTGCCCCCATTATTGCTATTTTCCTTCTCATAATCTTTTATCCTCCAAATTCTGTCAAAAGATCATCATACATTACCGATTTTTCAATCCCATCTCCAGTTTTATCTCCAACTCCTTTTGGTCCGGGTCCAACAATTGTGGTAGAATATCCAGTAAGATGAAACGTTATTGGTTTGTTATTTCCTAACCATATGCTGCTTCCGTCAGTATCAATTTTAAAAGGATGTCTTATATGATCTTCTTTCCTCACATATTTTTGACCCTTATGTCCAAAATAAGGCTTAGGAATCACTTCATTATCGTTATCAATGACAGTAAATTCCTCATATTTACCAATTAATTCATACGTCCATATATTAACCGTAAATACCCAATGCGGAGGCATTACCGGCAACCCACAAGGGACAGTTGCCATAGTCCTGTCCAGCCTTTTTGTTACCTTATCTGCTACCTCTCCAGAACACATATCCACAGTCTCATTTGCTAGATTTTTTAGCTCGTTATCAATTTTTCCGAAAAGAACATCAAGAGTTTCACCTTTACTTACTGTTACTGCACATATGCCATTTGCAACGCCCATTCTAACGTCAGTATCGACCCTATTCAGAGTTGCCTCAAGTTCATCAGGCCCAACTGGAGGATTTGAATTCCGAATTTCTGTTTTTATAATGGCAGCAAGTTCAGTTGCTAACTGGTCTGTAGTTGATTTTTCGATCAATTTTTCATCGGAGAAGCTGTTAAGATAACCTGCTGTGATTGTACGGACACGGTCCTTTTTGATCCAGCCGGAAACAACGGGATTCGAACTTACTTCGGATACTACCTCTTCAGTAATCTGAAACCTCATTTCTCGCGCATATATCAGTCTCAGGTTGTGGACTTCCCTATCAAGGCGGGCTGTGTCCAGAAAAACTCCCTGTTCGCTGAGGTTTTGTTCCAGAAGGTTAACTTCTGTGTTCAGGGTGAAAATGCTCTGGCTGAGTTGTCGGGAAGTTTCGGTTTTTACATAATCGCCGCTTGAGGATATGGCATCTGCAATTTCTTCGGAAATATTGGTTGTGAAAATGCAGGTATTACGAACACCTAAAGGATAAGTAACCCTGCCCCTTGAGTCTGTAAGCTCATACTCTCTCCTGAGATCGAAGTCCGGGTCATGGTAGAGATAGTTCGGTTTCTGGTCAATAATAAGAGTCAGGTTTTCTGTCCAGTTGTATTTACTTTCGGGCTCACCGGTAACTGTCATTGTGGAGATAATGCCCATTTCCTTTCCGAGGGCAGAGGCAGCCATTTCCATTGCAGGGTTATCGAAAAGTGTCATGGGGCCTGAGGTTACGCTGTCAAAAGCACCGGTACTGAGACCTTTTTCCTCAAGGGCATCGAGGATGTAGGAGTCCAGGTTAGAGTCCAGTTTTTCGTTCTTCTGCTCGATATCTTCCAGCAGCCTGTTGTAGGCTTCGTTTCTTGCAATGTAGCGAGCGGAGTCACTTGAAGTGTACATCTTCCTGGCTGATGTGAGATGCTGCTTTTTATTTACGTAGGTCTCCCGGTTTGCTTTCAGATCAAAAATCAGTTTTTCGGCAGTATCCACCTGAAGATCTGTCGGGTCCTGGCCTGGGGACTCCAGAAGAGAGTAATTGAACGTGGGGTTATCCTTTTCAATGGCGTCAAGCATTACCAGCACTTCTTCAGCCATTACCCTGTGCAACCAGGGAGGAATATCACAGCTGACTGTGCGCTGCGGAAGATACTTCCTGTCAGGGTAAGCCCAGAATGTGCTTTCGATTGCCCTGAGATTCACATGAGCAGCCCGGTACTTATCTGCGGCATCTGAACAGCAGGGATCAAACCTTTCTGCACCGGCTGTGTAAAGGGTTGTATTTCTGTATTCTCTTTCTATCAGGTCAGTATAGGTAGATATGCCTGTATAGCCGCCTGTAGGCGGTCGCTGGTGATAGACTACTGTCAGGTTTTCGGATTCAGTTTCAGTGTGGAAAAGGGATTCATAATCGGCTTTGCTTAGAGTTTCAGAATTCGAGCCACTTGATGTAGCAGAATGTGATTCTATAGATGATGTGCCGTCTGCACGACGGTTGACTGTATGCCAGACATATGTATAGGTATAATCATAATTTATTTTCCACGTTGTCCTGATCCTGTAATAGATATCGTAACGGATGCCCCAATCAAAGGTATGATCCTCTCTGCTGAGATAGCCATCATCAGTCCTGTGCTCCGCAATAAGCTTGTCATTAGCCCTGTACTCGTAATGAGGCTCAACTCTTACATCAGTTATTTCTACGGAATTCAATCTAACAGAGGCATCCGTGATATGCCAGCTTTTTAGCTTTCCTCTTGGAGGAACGATTCCAGGGTCCAGTGTTTTGGAATAGAAGTTTGTAACAGATTGACTCCATGAGTAAGAGGGCACACGCGATCCTGCATGCGTGCCCGATGCAAAATAATCAGAATCCCAGCTGACCGTGTGCCCGCCATATGAAACCGAATCCTGGTCAAACCCTGCTATGACTGTTGAAGTTACCGGGTCAGGAGAATTGAAGCCGTCCCTAAGGATCTGCCCCTGGACAGGAGCCGTGTAAACAATATTTGTGACTGCGTGGATGAGGTCAGGATTTTCCTCTGTCCATGCATGGTCATTGAAGACCCAGCCGTCGAGAACTCCTTCTGTGTAGTCTGAGGCTGAAACTTTTATTTCAGAATATTCGGAAAGCTCATCATAGGAGGTATTTGCTTCAACAAGGGAGTTCTCTATACCTTCCTCCACATCCAGCGAAAAGGATTTATTCTGCGCAAGGGAGGCATAGGTGGTTGTGAGGTTCGCGCCTTTATCTATTTCATATGAGGGCATGGAGGTATTCGAGCCGGTTGAGTTAAACACGGTTGAATTAAGCATAGTTGAATTCGGCAAACCTGAACTCATTTTTGGACTACCGGAAGCGCAGACATCTTCATACAGGACCTTTCCATTGTAGTAAGTGGCGTATGTAAGGGCAAGAGGGTCAACGGAGTCAAAGACCTTTTTCTGAGTATAGAGTGTAGCTCCGTTAACCGAACTTGCAAGGGCAGGATTGGTCAGAATATTCAGAGGACCGTTTGCATAATGCTGCCAGGGACCGTAAATAAAGGTCCTGAGGTTTGTTGCCCCAAGAACGATATTCGAAGTTGAGTCCAGGCTTGAAGATGTCCCGAGTGCGGTTTCATATTCCCTCACAAGTTCTTCGAGAAGAGGTTCCCTTGAAGTAATAAGGGTAGAGAGGTTCATACTCATGTTATATGTTTCTCCGGATTCGAGGTCAACAAGAGTATAGTTCAAAACAGGGATTTCAAAAACGTAGTAAATCATGTAGTTTTTATCAGAAGGGGAAATTTCACGCTGTAAAGTCCCGTTAACTTTTCTTATCTGTATCTGTTCGGGTTTGATGTCAGGTTCTACATTAATAGCAAATTCCATGAAAGTGTGGCTGTTAGCCTGATAATTTGTCGAAAGCAGCTGGTTAAAAGCTTCTGCCGTAATATCCTTTATTGGGCTTGCTTCAATCTGGAACCAGTCCGAAGCTTTGAGTTCGTCCCCATAATAGAGTTCAATAGACGCATATCCGGCTTCTGCGGTTTCCGGGATTTCCATATGTTCATTAAAGGAAACTTTTTGAAGGAAACCGGTAGCTTTCCCATAGTTCATGCGTTTGAGTTGCTTCCCTGAAGAGTCATTTATGACCAGAATGACATTCCTGTTTTTCCATAGGGATTCAATTCTGCCCCATACATCGGAGGGCAGATTTATTGAGATTTGGAGGGTATCTCCTTTCTCAAGGTTCTGGTTTTGCGGCGTTGCCATAAAGTTGTCTTCAGAAAACCTCTCAACCGGAGAGCCATCAGGAATGATCACAGGATGTTCTCCCTGCCACTCCAGAGCTTCCATTCCGGCATAGTTAAGGCAGCGGACAAGGTCAGCTGCGGCGAGGTTGATAGCCGTCTGTCTGGGGTTG
The genomic region above belongs to Methanosarcina horonobensis HB-1 = JCM 15518 and contains:
- a CDS encoding sarcinarray family MAST domain-containing protein, with protein sequence MRRKIAIMGAILILFTSAASAYNSYGDIYEYNLYFNDKLLNTTEVPKPILKIGEPFDIKIDFITHKKCEMSIKLSEIENGYFVIVNGSTTKMNVYRADILEKDSTITYKWTVKPTEKWAGGSLPIDLVYQIDDFETKKSLVHGSFTIAYPYISNEHYKGEIPTSEEPQVSETESSPTSASTPAFTLAGAISVLALAFALFRR
- a CDS encoding DUF7286 family protein codes for the protein MRSGVRHIAERKCIKRSFFKLSWFFQDTSAYIPYAVIGIFIVLAATFFSVYLMKMDSEVAETIYTTEKSNPRQTAINLAAADLVRCLNYAGMEALEWQGEHPVIIPDGSPVERFSEDNFMATPQNQNLEKGDTLQISINLPSDVWGRIESLWKNRNVILVINDSSGKQLKRMNYGKATGFLQKVSFNEHMEIPETAEAGYASIELYYGDELKASDWFQIEASPIKDITAEAFNQLLSTNYQANSHTFMEFAINVEPDIKPEQIQIRKVNGTLQREISPSDKNYMIYYVFEIPVLNYTLVDLESGETYNMSMNLSTLITSREPLLEELVREYETALGTSSSLDSTSNIVLGATNLRTFIYGPWQHYANGPLNILTNPALASSVNGATLYTQKKVFDSVDPLALTYATYYNGKVLYEDVCASGSPKMSSGLPNSTMLNSTVFNSTGSNTSMPSYEIDKGANLTTTYASLAQNKSFSLDVEEGIENSLVEANTSYDELSEYSEIKVSASDYTEGVLDGWVFNDHAWTEENPDLIHAVTNIVYTAPVQGQILRDGFNSPDPVTSTVIAGFDQDSVSYGGHTVSWDSDYFASGTHAGSRVPSYSWSQSVTNFYSKTLDPGIVPPRGKLKSWHITDASVRLNSVEITDVRVEPHYEYRANDKLIAEHRTDDGYLSREDHTFDWGIRYDIYYRIRTTWKINYDYTYTYVWHTVNRRADGTSSIESHSATSSGSNSETLSKADYESLFHTETESENLTVVYHQRPPTGGYTGISTYTDLIEREYRNTTLYTAGAERFDPCCSDAADKYRAAHVNLRAIESTFWAYPDRKYLPQRTVSCDIPPWLHRVMAEEVLVMLDAIEKDNPTFNYSLLESPGQDPTDLQVDTAEKLIFDLKANRETYVNKKQHLTSARKMYTSSDSARYIARNEAYNRLLEDIEQKNEKLDSNLDSYILDALEEKGLSTGAFDSVTSGPMTLFDNPAMEMAASALGKEMGIISTMTVTGEPESKYNWTENLTLIIDQKPNYLYHDPDFDLRREYELTDSRGRVTYPLGVRNTCIFTTNISEEIADAISSSGDYVKTETSRQLSQSIFTLNTEVNLLEQNLSEQGVFLDTARLDREVHNLRLIYAREMRFQITEEVVSEVSSNPVVSGWIKKDRVRTITAGYLNSFSDEKLIEKSTTDQLATELAAIIKTEIRNSNPPVGPDELEATLNRVDTDVRMGVANGICAVTVSKGETLDVLFGKIDNELKNLANETVDMCSGEVADKVTKRLDRTMATVPCGLPVMPPHWVFTVNIWTYELIGKYEEFTVIDNDNEVIPKPYFGHKGQKYVRKEDHIRHPFKIDTDGSSIWLGNNKPITFHLTGYSTTIVGPGPKGVGDKTGDGIEKSVMYDDLLTEFGG
- a CDS encoding sarcinarray family MAST domain-containing protein — translated: MKVKLIFSALLIFLLMSIVTLAESQYGSMDVYYNNKLLPGTEVAKPALKIGEPFNIKISLTVNQKSDVYASLSCMEKSSFEIIDGPTVRIGDYSKANILETNSTIEYEWTVKPTDKWAGGSLPLDIYYEIYDHGSPEPLIKGGFTVAYCTISNEHYEGEIPTSEEPQVSETESSPTSASTPAFTLAGAISVLALAFALFRR
- a CDS encoding DUF7286 family protein, yielding MRLQIIEEVAAEIGSNPVVSGWIKKDRVRAVTAGYLNSLSDEELIEKFTTDQLAAELAAIIKTDIRKSHPLIDADELEAVLNRVDTDVRMGVANGICEVTVSKGKTLDALFGGIDGELKNMANETVDKYSGEVADKVTKRLERTMSAVPCGLPVMPPHWVFTVNVWTYEVIGRYEEFTVIDNDNEVIPKPYFGHKGQKYVRESSQVMHPFKKDKDGVALKLGNNEIITFHLTGYATTIVGPGPKGVGDKMGMANEKSEEYDNLVDELRGQI